The Deltaproteobacteria bacterium genome contains the following window.
GTTGCGGCGCGTATCAACAACGAGGTCCGCCGCCCAGACAGCGAGTAAGTCGCTGGTGATAGGCAGGGTGCGCGCGGACACTGCGACTAGGCTCTGTGTCTGTGAGGAGAGACCGTGAAACAACCGAATGGGGAAGTTCCATCTGTATTTTCCGTGAATCCTGCGCTTGAGGTATCCCGGCCTTCTCCTGCTTCACTTCCTACCCAGGAGAATGAGCTTTCTGAGTTACGTACGCTCTTACTCGGGGCTGAGATTGCTCAAGTCGCAGAACTTCGTGAGCGAATCGATAAAGGACGGATTCGTGCCGAAGAGGTGAGCCAGGTTCTTCCTGAAGCGATTCTTGCCCGTGCGCGGTTGCGAGACAAGCAATTGACCAGTGTCCTTACTCCTACGATCGAAGCTGCAATTTCTGCCTCGGTGAAAAGGAACCCGCAACCCCTTACTGATGCGATTACCCCGCTACTCGGCCCCGCTGTTCGTCAAGCGCTAGGGGCTGCTTTGGGCCATTGGCTGCAACAGATCAGCCAGACAATCAAACGCTGGATATCGTTCAGAAGCCTTCGCTGGCGTTTTGAATCATGGCGTACTGGACGACCGTTTGCCGAAATCGCCCTCAACCACACACTATTGTATCGTGTGGAACAAGTATTCCTGGTACATAAAAAAACCGGGCAACTCCTTCAGTATGTTGGAATGACAACAGAGGGGATGCAAGATGCCGACATGGTGACAAGCATGTTGGCGGCCATCAAGAGCTTTATCCAGGACCCGGTGAGTACGACGAAAGATGATACGCTTGAGAGTTTTCAAATCGGCGAACTCACAGTTGATGTTGAGCAGGGGCGAGAGGCGTATTTAGCTGCGGTAATTCGCGGCACTCCTCCGCGCCGCATCCGGCGTTTTTTCCTTGACGCGCTGGAGACAATTCACTTGGAGTGTGCTCGAGAGCTCGATGGCTTTCGTGGCGACACGACACCATTCGTTGCGTGTCGGCCACACTTAGAAGAGTGTCTTCAGGTGCAGACGGATACGCAACCCAAACGAAGCCGACGCAGTCATCCGTGGGTATCGCGGTTGGTGCTTCTTGGGGTTGGTGCTGCTCTTGGATGGTGGGGGTATCTGATCCTGCAGGACCGCTGGGACTGGTCTGCGTACCTGGAGCGGCTGAACGCTGAACCTGGGGTGGTTGTTCTTACGAGCGAAAAGCATCGCGGGAAGTGGTTTGTGACCGGACTTCGTGATCCATTAGCTGCGAATCCTGAGCTCTTGCTCCAACAAGCAGGGATCGACCCAGGAAAGGTTGTGAGTCGATGGGAACCGTATCAAACGTTGCATCCGCAGTTTGTTCTTCTACGTGCGAAAGCGATACTTGTACCGCCTGAGAGCATCTCATTGCAATATGACAATGGCATTCTGACCGCTGCGGGAACTGCTTCTCGTCAATGGGTCGATGATGCACGACGTTTGGCACGTGCTATTCCTGGCGTCACGAATTTTATTGAGACGGTCAAAGAAGCGGGAAGCAGCGACGCTGCACCTCGAGAAGTGTCGCCTAGAGGAACAGGAACAGCAAAAAATGTTACTCCGAGTAATGCACAAGAGGCTCAACGCGCAGAGCTGGCTATGGCAAGAGAGCGACTGGAGCGGCAGACTGTACAGTTTCTTGTCGATACGCTTGATCTGATGTCCAGCCAGGAGTCTACGTTGAAAGAGATTGCTGGGACGATACGCATTCTGCTCGCTGCGGCACAGTTTGTGGGGCAGCCGGTAAAGATTGACGTGATTGGACATGCCGACGCAAATGGTGCGCCGTTAGGAGACCAAGTCCTTGGGCTGACTCGCGCAGAACGGGTGATCGCAGAACTTTCTCGCAATGGGTTAACGCAAAGCGACCTGGCAGTTCTGAAAGCCCGTGTCGATGACCTTGTCCCAGGACAGGAAACATCAGGAGCAACGTTACAGGGAAAAGTCTCATTCCGTGTGAGGGTGCTCGATAAGCCCTAGCGATGTTTCGTTAGTCGCTCAACTGGCCGTAAATCGTCTGCAATTTCGAATGGACTTCGCGGAAGACCGCCAAGAGTTGCGGATCAAAGTGCTCTGGCATGGTCCGGCCATCACCCTGCAAGATGATGTCGCAGGTCTGTTCATGTGTGAATGCCGCTTTGTAGGGCCGTCTGCTGCGCAGGGCGTCATACTGGTCGGCTAACATCACAATCCGCCCAGCTAGAGGAATGTCTTCGCCGCACAGCCCTTGCGGATAGCCAGAGCCGTTCCATCGCTCATGGTGGGTTAAGGCAATTTGGCCTGCGAGTTCTAAGAGCGGAGAGGGCGCACCTTTAAGAAGGCTGGCGCCAAGTGCCGCATGATTGCGCATGACTTTCCATTCGTCATCATCAAGCGGTCCCATTTTCAGCAGAATGACGTCAGGGACACCGATTTTCCCCACATCATGCATGGGGGCTGCTGCCGCTATCAGGTCAGCTTCGGGTGCAGGCAGTCCCAAGTGCTGTGCTATGATTTTGGTGTAATGGCTGAGGCGTTCAATATGCGCAGCGCTTTCATCATCCTATAGCGCATCGCGCGGGTGAGGCGCAGTAAACTTTCATAATGCGCTTGTTCTAATTCGTGACTCTTGCGTTTTTCTGCTTCGTACGAAGTTCGCAAATCTTTGGCAAACGCTTGCAGTTGCAATGTGGCAGCGTGCAAAGCCCGCGCGTGTTCCCGCTCGCGGACCCAAACACGGCGCAGGTCTTTTGCGTATAAAGTTAATTGCGCTTGCGCTTCGCGGAGTTGCAACTGTAATTGAGCGACATACTGTTCGTGAGCGAGATCCATAAAAATTCCTGCTATCAGGAGGACAGCCAGTCTTTCTGTGGTGTCATTAACCGGTTACGACGAGAGGAGTGGAACGCTGACAGTAAACGTGGCCCCTTTGCCAGGGCCAGGGCTTGTTGCCTGAATCGTTCCTCCGTACGCTTCGGTTATGACACTGGCAAGGGAAAGGCTCAAACCAGAACCACGAGAATGATTTCGCGTATTCGCAATCGTGAACGGACGAAACACTTCACGGGCGAGTTCAGGAGGAAATCCTTGTCCTTGATCTGTGACGGTAAGCACCGCCTGTCCATTGAACGATTGTAAGTGCACCTGAATATGCTGAGGGGAGTGAGAAAATTTGATCGCGTTATCAAGCAATGTCTGTATGATACTGATCCAGTGGGTTATGGCTCCCCGAACGTGACAGGACGTGTCGAGGCCAGCAACAGAAAACTCACCTTGGGAAGCGTCGAACGCTGGGAGCTGGCGAATAACATACGTCACGGCGCGAGCAAGGTCAGTGGAAACGGTAAGATCCGCTCGACTTGCCGCGAGCCAATTGAAATACTCAAGACCCTTTTCAATAAACTGATGTAACCGTTCGTAGCCGCGACGAATGATAGCAATCACTTCACGTTGGTCTTTCGGGTCAGCTTGTGGATCGAGAATATCGACTGCACTGATCGTATTGAGCGGTGTTCGCAGCTCATGTGAGATAAATGCGAGAAAATCGATCTTTAGCCGATCGAGAATCTGTAAGCGAGAGTTTGCCTCAGAGAGTTCCTCGGCTTTCTCAGAGAGTTCTTGTGCCTTGCTGTAGGCTGCAGCAGCGCTCTGGCGCAGATCACGGACATATAATGCGAGTTGAGAACTCGACATGTTCAGTTGTTGCTGAATCTCGACGGTTGGCTCTAAAAGATCGGTTGCGGATGGAGACGTGGGTAACTGTCCTAGGAACTCATGCTGAGTTTTCCACACGTCCTGGATTTTCTGCAGCAGGTCCAGAGGACTAAAGGGTTTGACGAGATGCGCGTGTACGCCAATATCCCGTCCTTGTGCACGGTCGGCTTCTTGTCCTCTCGCCGTCAGCATGATGACCGGAATATGAGCGGTTTCTGGGTCTTGGTGGAGAAGGCGGGCGACTTCTATGCCTGAGAGTCCAGGCATCATCCAATCAAGCACGAGCAGGTCAGGTCGTTCATTGCGTGCCAATTTCAGGGCCGCAAGCCCATCCTCGGCCTCAAGAATACGATACATAGGGTCATCAAGCGTAATGCGAGCGAGCATCCGCAGGTTTGCTTCGTCATCCGCAAGGAGAATAGTTTTCATGCCCCCCCCAGGAAAATCTATGTTGGGCTTCTCTACTAGTATGCTGCGAAGTGACACGAACACGCAAGTGGCAAAGGCGTATTCAAGCAACCATTCCCACCTTTTGGGCACTTTGACCCCCAATTTTGCCCGGTGTCATGTCTCCCAGTGTGGAGACACGACCAGCAGTCGTTTATTTATTGGAGCGCAGCTTCTACTTTTTCTAGTAATTCCAAAGGGCTAAAAGGCTTGACGAGGTAGGCGTATGCTCCCCAGCTCTGCCCTTGTTCCTTATCTGCTGACTGACCTTTTGCGGTGAGCATGATGATAGGAATGTCGGACGTGCTTGGGTCCTGCCGCAGCAGCAGCGCAACTTCTATCCCCGTGAGGCCAGGCATCATCCAATCGAGGACCAAGAGATCAGGATGTTCGGCGCGAGCGAGGGACAGTGCGGTTGTTCCGTCAGCAGCTTCAATGATACGATAATCAGGATCATCCAAGGTGATACGTGCCAACATCCGCAGATTTGCTTCATCATCTGCAAGAAGTAGGGTTTTCATGATGCCTCCGTCACTTCTCGCTGTCTCAATAGCGTACTCTTCTCTTGTTGTGAGTATCGGAGCAAGGACAGAAATTTTTAGTTCCATAAAGTTAAGTCTCGTAGGTAGAGTTGTATTTAGGCAATAATGTTTTATTCTTATGCGACAGGGGCAAGGTGGACCTGCTGGCATCCATTTGTATGTTAGCCATAAGGTAGGGAGTTGGCAGAACGGGTGCCGGAATCTTGCGGGAGTCTGCTCGCCAGGGTGAGGAAAGGAATGCGGCTCCGCAATCGATGCATTAAAGGAAATGAACTATGAGACCGACGCGTCTTGATCCTTCTAAAATTATTCGCCGACCTGCGGCAAGCAAGACTGCTGATAACCCGCGGATGGCGGAAGGAACCCCGTCTCACGGACAGCTCCCTCCGACTACGCCGATAAGCGCTCGTTCAGGTCCAGAGAGTGGAGTTGTCGTGATCCGGCGCAAAGGAAAGCCGATTCCACCAGTAACGGCAGTTCCGCGAGGGCAAGCTGTCGCGCCTCCTCGTCGTGGAGGGCGGAAAGTAGTGAAAAAAGCGCCACCGCCACCGCCTCCACCGGCGTTGTATCGGGTAATTATGGAGCGGTGGCCCATCGTGTTCCCAGCGCACCCTGAGGCGATACGCCCCTTAACCGTCGGTATTCATGAGCTTTTGGAGAAGCAGTTTCCAGATCGTTCACCTGAGCAGATTCGTCGAGCAATTGCTCAATGGCGTTATCCGCGCTTGGGAGCGTATCTCCGGGCGGTAGCGCGCGGCGGAGCACGCTACGACCTCGACGGTAATCCCTGCGGAGACATTACCGAGAGTGAGAAGGAAAATGCACGGCAACGATTACAGGAGTGGCGTGCCAAGCGGAAAGCTCAGGCTGCTGCGGCGGCAGCGATGTCGTCTCCTGATAAAAGCGTTCCGGAGCTGACGCCGATGCCTCTTCCTGAGGCGACGAGTGGAGAATTCTAATCATCAGAGGGGCGATGTCCAACGTCGTGCCGGGCCGGCTTAGAATCTCGCGATTACCTTCTCGCTGAACTCGCGCACAAACTCACCGAATGTATCGGTCGCCGGGAGAAAGGCGACCTGTTTCACTCCAGCACGCTCTAAAGCATGAAGTCGTTCTAACAGCTCTTCAGGCATGGCAGTCATGGTCGTGGCTCGCACGACGTCGGGAGTGACAAAGCGTTCCTCTTCAGGCTGGAGATATAAACCGTGCCCGTCGTGGAGTGTCAGGTAATAGCGATCACCGAGGCGACGTTTCTGCTCATCGATGAATGTTTGATAGTGCGAGAAGATTGGCCGAATCGCATCTGGGGCTGCAGTTGGATTTTGTACTCGCTCATACAGTGCGTGCATCGCCAACATGGCCCATGGTCCCGCAGCCATTTTCACTCTTGGTGAATCGTAGCCTTCCCCAGCTCGTAGCAAGCAGGAGGTGGTGAGCAGCGTCGTATACAGCGAGTTGGGATTCCTGCCTGCTTGCTCTGCGCCCTGTCGGACCTGCGCCCAGGTCTGCTGCCAACCTTCAAGTGAATTTGTCCGTGACGTAATGAATCCGTCGCCGATTTCTCCGGCAAGGTGCATTGCCTGCGGAGCATTGGCGGCAACATGAATAGCAACGGCATCGCGTGTATTCATGAAGCCCTGTCCCTGATGGAAGAACTTCACGGCACGGCGGTCCGTGCCGTGCTGGAAGTCGACCTCCGCTCCATGTAACAAACTCCGAATGACACGAATCTCTTCACGAAAGTCTTTCAGTGGCCGTGGAGCCATACCCATCGCCCGCCACGCGCTATTGCCGGTACCAATGCCGAGAATGACACGACCAGGGGCAAGCTCATTCAGTGTGGCTATGGAATTTGCCGTGACCGGTGGTATGCGAGTGCCTACGACTGACACCCCGGTCCCGAGTTTGATCCGTTTCGTCTGGTGAGCAATGAGGCCGAGACACAGGTAGGGGTCACCAGCCATCATTTGTGTATCGCTTACCCACACCTGTGAGAAGCCACACTCTTCCGCGAGTTTCGCATCTTGCGCACAGCGACCGGGCTTGGCCAACACACATACGCCAAAGTCCATACTCCCCTCCTGCTGATTGGTAGGTTGCCCCTAACGGCTTGCACTGGCGATGTCAATCAGGTAAGCAGCGCTCAGTCATTGGCAAAGTATGGGAAACGCGAGCAAAATTCTTGGTTGTGGGACTTTTATGGCGGTACTGGGATTTATGGGTGCGATGACAGAAAAGGAGTTGCACGATGCATGAAGGTACCGACCGTACTGGAACCTCAGACACTACAGATACTGCGGTATCGCCGCAGCCTAGTGATATTCGTCTGTTTCGCGCTGGAGTCGTGGCCGGAGTACTCGCGTTTATTGGCTTTCTCGGAACAGTGAAAGACATCAATGTTCTGCTCAGCCCAGGGGAGCGTGGTGACCTCACTTGGGGTTTTCTCTCTGTACGTTACACAAGTCTCAGTCGAGTGTGGTTTGGCTATCGCTTCGTAGGGGAGGATGCCTGGAAAGCTGCATTTCCCCACTTGCTTCTGTATGCTGGTGCGATGATTGGGCTCATTGGGATGCGTCGGTGGGGGTGGTATATGGCATTTGCGTATTTGGTGTACGTGCCAGTGTCTGAGTGGACGTATATGGTGTTCTACCCACTCGGGTACCTCACGGGAAACCCATATCCGGACGTGATCCGCACAAGTGAGTGGATCTTTTTAGCGATCAGTTTTCCGCTCGAGCTCTTGGCGATTGGGTTGTTGTGGTGGTATCGCGATGTGTTCGTGCGTTGAAAGGAGACCGACGAGTGCCTGGCTATCAAGATAAATTTGTCACGGTGAACGGTTTACGGCTGCATTATCTAGATTGGGGAACTGAAGGAAAGCCTCCGCTCGTGCTTCTGCATGGTGGTTCAGCCTATGCCCATTGGTGGGACTTTGTTGCTCCTGACCTCGCAACGGATTTTCATGTGTATGCTCCCGATCAACGTGGGCATGGTGATAGCGACCACACGCGGCCACCGGCGTACGCGACTCGTCACTATGTGAGTGATTTGCGCGAGTTTATGCTTGCACTGGGGTTGCAGAAGCCCGTGCTGATGGGGCACTCGATGGGTGGGCACAACTCGGTCATTTTTGCCACGCAGTATGCGCAGGATTTGCGTGCGCTGATTTTAGTCGATACTGATGCGACCTACCCCGAGGCTGCGGTCGAGTTTCTCCGCAAGTTAGGTGAGAAGCCAGCAAAAGAGTTTGATTCATTTGCAATGGCAGTGAGCCGTTTTCGCGTATTACCGGCCGAGTCCGTGATGTCGACGGAACGGCTACATTACATCGCGTCCTTCGCTTTCAAAGAACGGTCAGATGGGAAATGGGTGTCGAAGCTTGACCGTAACACGTTGTTCCGTGAACCAGTCGATGGGCTACCGCTACTGGGACAGATTACGTGTCCCACACTCGTTGTGCGAGCGGAGAATACACCGGTACTATCGGACCGGAAGGTCGAACGACTCGTGGGTGGTCTTCCCCATGCCCGCTGGACCGAGGTGAAGAACTCTTATCATCATGTGATGCTCGATAACCCTGACGGATTGGTGAAGGTCGTGCAGGAGTTTTTAACAACCCAGGCTATAGGTTAAAGGCTTCAGGCTCCAAGGGGGACATTCGTCCCAGCGCATGGCGTAGCATCACAAACAACTACGGAAGAGTTTTCCCTAAAGCCTAAAGCCTTTTTAGATGATTTCCTGTGTTCTGAGTTGCTCGATCTGGTCCCACGTATACCCAGCATCAACGAGTACTTCCTCTGTGTGTTGCCCCAATTCTGGTGCCCAATCGCCGGGCGCGGCTGGTGTCTCACTCAGAGAGATTGGGTTGCCAATCGATTTCGTTGGCCCCCATTCCGGGTGATTGACGATACGGAGATAGCCATTGGCGTAGAGCTGGTCATAGTTCGCAACGTCGGCATAGCTGTTGACCGGACCAAAACGTTGGTCAGCCGCCTTCATGCGTTTGCACCACTCGGCAGTCCTACGGGTCGCGAATAGTGGATCGAGAACGGCTAGAAGCGCAGCCATGTTGACCGCGCGTAACTGGAGATTTGCGAAACGCGGATCGTGCTCAAGCTCTGGACGTTCAATGGCGCGTACGAACGCCGGCCATTCGTTGTCATTCACTCCAGCGATAACCATATAGCCGTCGGCAGTGCGAAACACGCGATAAAGAATGGGGAGCGCCGCATGGCCACGATTGGCCCGACCTGGAGTGACACCACCAAGGAGCTGATATGACAATTCTCCTGCTTGAGCCCAGATCTGCCCGCCAATGAGTGAAGCGTCGACTCGCTGTCCACGACCAGTGTGTGTACGAGCAAAGAGTGCAGCAAGAATACCAATACAGAGATTCTGCCCTCCTGCACTATCACCAATGACTGCGCCAACTGGTGAAGGAAACTCATTGTCTTGGCCGATTGTTGAGATGAGCCCTCCCATCGCTTGTGCCACGAGGTCGACTCCAGGACGTTCCGCATCTGGACCTTTGGGGCCGAGTGCGGAGGCGGTTGCATAAATCAGGCGTGGATTGATCGCAACACACGCTTCGTATCCTAGGCCGAGGCGGTCGAGGACGCCTGGGCGAAATGAACTCATCATGACATCCGCTTTTTCGAGCAGTTTGTGGGCGATCGCGAGTCCTTGTGGGCGAGTGATGTCGAGGGTCACGCTGCGCTTGCCGCGATTGAGGGCATAAAAGTACCCACTGCGTCGATCACTGGTAGAGATAGGAATACCGCGGGCAATATCACCAGACCTACGTTGTTCAACCTTGATCACATCAGCGCCGAGGTCGGCCAACATGACGGCACACTGCGGACCTTGCACGACAATCGAAAAATCGAGCACGCGGATACCTGTCAGGCAACCAGCCATAGACAAAGGCCTCCTTCCTCCAACGAGTGTTTCCCGGCCTTACCGGCCTTTCGGTGCAAACACAAGGGGACCGCGAGCAAGCGTGCGGCTCGACGCCTCACAGGTTGAGCCGGACAAAAAAGCAACCCCCCTTGGGTTCTGGCGTAGGAGGGGGGCGGATTTGCCTTAAGGCAAGCTCGTACGATACAAAGTAGGGGGGAATCAATCTGTTAGCGAGGGCGGGCAGCGCATGCTCCTCTGCTCCCGTGTTCCTGTCCTGCAGTTTAAGTGATGGGCCAGCTTGCCGATTGATGGAGGACAGAGAGGCTATACGGTGGGGATATCGAGGAGATTATGTCCGGACGCATGCGACAGATAGTGAATTTTCCTGCCCGTTTCGTTTTCCGCTGGAACCAACTCGTTCTCACAGCTACGTTTGTGGTCCTTGCGGCCAGTCCTGCGTGGACACAGGGA
Protein-coding sequences here:
- a CDS encoding HD domain-containing protein — its product is MERLSHYTKIIAQHLGLPAPEADLIAAAAPMHDVGKIGVPDVILLKMGPLDDDEWKVMRNHAALGASLLKGAPSPLLELAGQIALTHHERWNGSGYPQGLCGEDIPLAGRIVMLADQYDALRSRRPYKAAFTHEQTCDIILQGDGRTMPEHFDPQLLAVFREVHSKLQTIYGQLSD
- a CDS encoding alpha/beta hydrolase; translation: MDLFSDQFSARALGDWVVVVVSRCVRALKGDRRVPGYQDKFVTVNGLRLHYLDWGTEGKPPLVLLHGGSAYAHWWDFVAPDLATDFHVYAPDQRGHGDSDHTRPPAYATRHYVSDLREFMLALGLQKPVLMGHSMGGHNSVIFATQYAQDLRALILVDTDATYPEAAVEFLRKLGEKPAKEFDSFAMAVSRFRVLPAESVMSTERLHYIASFAFKERSDGKWVSKLDRNTLFREPVDGLPLLGQITCPTLVVRAENTPVLSDRKVERLVGGLPHARWTEVKNSYHHVMLDNPDGLVKVVQEFLTTQAIG
- a CDS encoding LLM class flavin-dependent oxidoreductase, with protein sequence MDFGVCVLAKPGRCAQDAKLAEECGFSQVWVSDTQMMAGDPYLCLGLIAHQTKRIKLGTGVSVVGTRIPPVTANSIATLNELAPGRVILGIGTGNSAWRAMGMAPRPLKDFREEIRVIRSLLHGAEVDFQHGTDRRAVKFFHQGQGFMNTRDAVAIHVAANAPQAMHLAGEIGDGFITSRTNSLEGWQQTWAQVRQGAEQAGRNPNSLYTTLLTTSCLLRAGEGYDSPRVKMAAGPWAMLAMHALYERVQNPTAAPDAIRPIFSHYQTFIDEQKRRLGDRYYLTLHDGHGLYLQPEEERFVTPDVVRATTMTAMPEELLERLHALERAGVKQVAFLPATDTFGEFVREFSEKVIARF
- a CDS encoding CoA transferase — translated: MAGCLTGIRVLDFSIVVQGPQCAVMLADLGADVIKVEQRRSGDIARGIPISTSDRRSGYFYALNRGKRSVTLDITRPQGLAIAHKLLEKADVMMSSFRPGVLDRLGLGYEACVAINPRLIYATASALGPKGPDAERPGVDLVAQAMGGLISTIGQDNEFPSPVGAVIGDSAGGQNLCIGILAALFARTHTGRGQRVDASLIGGQIWAQAGELSYQLLGGVTPGRANRGHAALPILYRVFRTADGYMVIAGVNDNEWPAFVRAIERPELEHDPRFANLQLRAVNMAALLAVLDPLFATRRTAEWCKRMKAADQRFGPVNSYADVANYDQLYANGYLRIVNHPEWGPTKSIGNPISLSETPAAPGDWAPELGQHTEEVLVDAGYTWDQIEQLRTQEII
- a CDS encoding response regulator, with product MKTILLADDEANLRMLARITLDDPMYRILEAEDGLAALKLARNERPDLLVLDWMMPGLSGIEVARLLHQDPETAHIPVIMLTARGQEADRAQGRDIGVHAHLVKPFSPLDLLQKIQDVWKTQHEFLGQLPTSPSATDLLEPTVEIQQQLNMSSSQLALYVRDLRQSAAAAYSKAQELSEKAEELSEANSRLQILDRLKIDFLAFISHELRTPLNTISAVDILDPQADPKDQREVIAIIRRGYERLHQFIEKGLEYFNWLAASRADLTVSTDLARAVTYVIRQLPAFDASQGEFSVAGLDTSCHVRGAITHWISIIQTLLDNAIKFSHSPQHIQVHLQSFNGQAVLTVTDQGQGFPPELAREVFRPFTIANTRNHSRGSGLSLSLASVITEAYGGTIQATSPGPGKGATFTVSVPLLSS
- a CDS encoding response regulator — encoded protein: MKTLLLADDEANLRMLARITLDDPDYRIIEAADGTTALSLARAEHPDLLVLDWMMPGLTGIEVALLLRQDPSTSDIPIIMLTAKGQSADKEQGQSWGAYAYLVKPFSPLELLEKVEAALQ